One Malania oleifera isolate guangnan ecotype guangnan chromosome 10, ASM2987363v1, whole genome shotgun sequence genomic region harbors:
- the LOC131165566 gene encoding zinc finger protein ZAT12-like: MKRSREDGGDAAEFDSIATMATCLMLLSRGGDSFVSPCRDSPIRVFECKTCNRQFPSFQALGGHRASHKKPRLMGLQNPAGDLGMPVPSKPKTHECSICGVEFSIGQALGGHMRRHRAALSGETNRHPPLPVKGFEEASPPPRVPVVKRSNSRRVLCWDLNLTPLENDVDFGVMGRFIASCDKHDRSSTVSILQT; the protein is encoded by the coding sequence ATGAAGAGAAGCAGAGAAGATGGCGGCGACGCCGCCGAGTTCGACAGCATCGCCACCATGGCCACTTGCCTCATGCTGCTCTCCCGCGGTGGCGACTCATTCGTGTCCCCCTGCCGCGACTCGCCCATCCGAGTCTTCGAGTGCAAGACCTGCAATCGGCAGTTCCCATCGTTCCAGGCGCTGGGAGGCCACCGGGCCAGCCACAAGAAACCCAGACTCATGGGCCTGCAGAACCCGGCTGGCGACTTGGGCATGCCCGTCCCCTCGAAGCCCAAGACGCACGAGTGCTCCATATGCGGGGTGGAGTTCTCGATCGGGCAGGCGCTGGGGGGCCACATGAGGCGCCACAGAGCCGCCTTGAGCGGCGAAACCAACCGGCATCCACCGCTGCCCGTTAAAGGGTTTGAGGAGGCATCTCCGCCGCCGCGAGTGCCGGTGGTGAAGAGATCGAACAGCAGGAGGGTGCTGTGCTGGGATTTGAACCTGACGCCTTTGGAGAATGATGTGGACTTTGGGGTGATGGGGCGGTTCATTGCTTCTTGTGATAAGCATGATCGATCGAGTACAGTCTCCATTCTCCAAActtag